One genomic region from Pseudochaenichthys georgianus chromosome 15, fPseGeo1.2, whole genome shotgun sequence encodes:
- the LOC117460008 gene encoding zinc finger protein OZF-like isoform X1, whose amino-acid sequence MMSATLLLRLRVSERLEAAVEEIFGLVEKTVSECQEEAVRSKREILQLRKQIEQLTVLKPTVVLYCAADSCVASDLSCLINAQPVPALPVLEEMEIQEQLEQKEAYECFSPEPEADSSNNGESEPVPSELLKCSTAETLSVNQSMKEEGNKRDGSPLPSQSHSAEVFKELHPPPRDQTYCRLCGERFTRDVHLRKHVEESHKGNKAFKCLECNKEFDQRHHLIMHIRIHTGEKPFACDHCDKSFVQNSTRVVHMRLHTGEKPYYCNNCEKSYHTSNHFKLCEMRKKRKMAKEKRNVGKVNKNKEFKCLECNKEFNLKHQLVMHTKVHSDEKPFSCNVCDRTFRYKFNCLSHMRRHTEKKTFICDKCGKNFVCSKHLALCTGTEKKSTDRSIRCSTCGRTFYTDADLKVHVQVHESWKLHITEKQQGQNLEEKS is encoded by the exons ATGATGTCGGCGACGCTGCTGCTCAGGCTGCGGGTCAGCGAGCGACTGGAGGCGGCTGTGGAGGAGATCTTCGGACTGGTGGAGAAGACGGTTTCGGAGTGTCAGGAGGAAGCTGTTCGCAGCAAGAGAGAAATCCTCCAGCTGAGAAAGCAGATCGAGCAGCTGACCGTCCTGAAACCGACGGTTGTATTATACTGTGCAG cagattcctgtgtagcttcagatctgagttgtcttatta ATGCCCAGCCGGTCCCTGCGCTTCCTGTTCTGGAGGAAATGGAGATCCAAGAGCAGTTAGAACAGAAGGAAGCGTATGAGTGTTTCAGCCCAGAGCCGGAGGCTGATTCTTCAAACAATGGTGAATCAGAACCTGTCCCTAGTGAGCTGCTCAAATGCTCCACGGCTGAAACTTTGAGTGTAAACCAAAGCATGAAAGAAGAGGGGAACAAAAGAGATGGATCACCGTTGCCTTCACAGAGTCATAGCGCTGAGGTCTTTAAGGAACTGCATCCGCCTCCGAGAGACCAAACGTATTGCCGTCTTTGTGGTGAACGTTTCACGAGGGATGTTCATCTTAGAAAGCATGTAGAAGAGAGCCACAAAGGGAACAAGGCCTTTAAATGCCTGGAGTGCAACAAGGAGTTTGATCAAAGGCACCACCTTATTATGCATATAAGAATTCACACAGGGGAAAAACCATTTGCTTGTGATCACTGTGACAAATCCTTTGTTCAAAACTCTACTCGTGTTGTTCACATGAGGTTGCATACTGGGGAAAAACCGTATTACTGTAACAACTGTGAGAAAAGTTATCACAcaagtaatcatttcaaacttTGCGAAATGAGGAAAAAAcgcaaaatggcaaaagaaaagAGGAATGTAGGTAAGGTTAACAAAAATAAGGAGTTTAAATGCCTTGAATGCAACAAGGAGTTCAATCTGAAGCACCAGCTGGTTATGCATACAAAAGTTCACTCTGATGAAAAACCCTTCAGCTGTAACGTGTGTGACAGAACTTTCAGATACAAGTTCAATTGCCTTTCTCACATGAGACGGCATactgaaaaaaaaacatttatttgtgacaAATGCGGCAAGAACTTTGTGTGTAGCAAACATCTTGCATTGTGCACAGGGACAGAAAAGAAAAGCACAGATAGGTCCATTCGGTGTTCAACATGTGGCAGAACTTTTTACACAGATGCAGACCTGAAGGTGCATGTGCAGGTTCACGAGTCATGGAAACTACACATCACTGAGAAACAGCAAGGACAGAACTTAGAAGAAAAATCTTAA
- the LOC117459850 gene encoding zinc finger protein 184-like, with translation MMSSTLLLKLRISERLEAAVEEVFGLVEKTVSEYQEEAVRSKREILQLRVQIEQLTVLKPRVILLSADTQTISQEMLLSQKPEQLPPNVEEKEICDSLQIKEEQADIAFNVLDTPADPSYSDTHHKTEPATNCELRPSSPAVTSIVNNITDDTFDQRNGVSLAPCSQKVNRWILPALNNCSSKDVNIRLMDTKTTAPNDTQLFPTYSTITVTLNDDCNGNASSGSSSCTPIHGDSAFMEQEPTQKDDRTSTVKDFNTDYDLIKHVDKVHMTTKAFKCPECDKSFVGRFLLTAHLRIHTGEKPYKCSYCTKSFAQRSNLNVHTRMHTGEKPYFCNTCRKNVASTNHLKKCRAKDLKFLCLKCDQRFLTYTKLWNHDQNHKASASHTR, from the exons ATGATGTCGTCGACGCTGCTGCTCAAGCTGCGGATCAGCGAGCGGCTGGAGGCGGCTGTAGAGGAAGTCTTCGGACTGGTGGAGAAGACGGTGTCGGAGTATCAGGAGGAAGCTGTCCGCAGCAAGAGAGAAATCCTCCAGCTGAGAGTGCAGATCGAGCAGCTGACCGTCCTGAAACCGAGAGTTATACTACTGAGCGCAG acacccagacgATCTCTCAGGAGATGTTGCTTTCACAAAAACCAGAACAGCTGCCGCCGAATGTGGAGGAAAAGGAGATCTGTGATTCTCTTCAGATCAAGGAAGAGCAGGCGGACATCGCTTTCAATGTTCTCGACACGCCGGCTGATCCTTCCTACAGTGATACACATCATAAAACAGAACCGGCTACAAACTGTGAACTGCGCCCATCTTCCCCGGCTGTAACATCTATCGTAAACAACATCACAGACGACACATTTGACCAAAGGAATGGTGTGTCGTTAGCTCCTTGCAGTCAAAAGGTGAATCGGTGGATCCTCCCAGCCCTTAACAATTGTTCTTCCAAGGATGTCAACATCAGACTCATGGATACTAAAACAACGGCTCCAAATGACACCCAGCTGTTTCCCACCTACAGCACTATCACCGTGACATTAAACGATGATTGCAATGGGAACGCCAGCTCAGGCTCGTCCTCCTGTACTCCGATTCACGGTGACTCTGCTTTTATGGAGCAGGAACCAACCCAGAAGGATGACAGGACTTCCACGGTTAAAGATTTTAACACGGACTATGATCTGATCAAACACGTCGACAAGGTTCACATGACCACGAAGGCTTTCAAATGCCCTGAATGTGACAAGTCGTTTGTCGGTAGGTTCCTACTGACTGCGCATTTAAGAATTCACACGGGTGAAAAGCCATACAAGTGTTCTTACTGTACGAAGTCATTTGCTCAAAGGTCAAACCTCAATGTGCACACGAGGATGCACACAGGGGAAAAGCCATATTTTTGCAATACATGTAGAAAAAACGTCGCCAGTACCAATCATCTAAAAAAATGTCGTGCCAAAGATCTCAAATTTCTCTGTTTGAAGTGCGATCAGAGATTCCTCACGTATACAAAACTGTGGAATCACGACCAGAACCATAAAGCCAGCGCATCCCATACTCGTTAG
- the aftphb gene encoding aftiphilin isoform X2 yields the protein MEPDIIPLHSVSPPPLDGDGEVGSEEDDFGDFGAFSVGESPDSLSSFRQLSSTAIKPAALQSTVEQSQPTSTVHVGSGRGQECTAESSVHLTNGFSVRNHNSRTPIASAVGGPKEETGFADFTLFTEQAEHPWCCGFSPIDRKEQWDARGKEGRKSSNSLGEHRHGSGQDVVMDSEPRSHCACETKKENVCTKVKHCEKRDAAHVQTSQDHDEPQEAALDFQSEEPISREECGDIQRERGHCLNSLHTTGVTEDGGSGGEGRGNGISTVPQTFSVYESASEDLTSFCDDFSIECPSLDLEPNVSSLVSQDDDTDWDPTDDDDEEGEALGNDRPSEDDKGFHFCDQSVTQETSATSELSHTGTHAEENFADFRECTLEQGHVQSDDEEGLSLGNLPPSDSFADFCSAPTQEDGEDSWAEFKDQRAQEDGRTWTQFKEPVSSLQADGDTDEEPERGGRCGGSGRNSCQASLSCRVQQLLVAHFPEVEVPAVESEEEVLSLDALLQAQHLPESEEGEEEKPALCPRSQWIWRGVWLPHQDLHDAVGLKFQWGGSYANRILLRCLGVETRNIVFIGMKKQPVAVPAFASGLGMLEPTKDSVPAVSSQRHTAVITTETTPPKPPGSPDHSTYSMQEALPPRKLSWSSSQDGTSPRRAPHFWGWK from the exons ATGGAGCCAGACATCATCCCCTTGCACTCCGTCTCCCCCCCTCCACTGGATGGTGACGGGGAGGTGGGATCAGAGGAGGACGACTTTGGGGACTTTGGGGCATTCTCCGTTGGGGAGTCACCTGATTCCCTATCCAGCTTCAGACAGCTTTCGTCTACCGCCATAAAGCCAGCCGCCCTTCAATCCACTGTTGAACAATCCCAGCCCACATCCACTGTGCACGTGGGGTCCGGTAGGGGTCAAGAATGTACCGCTGAATCATCTGTGCACCTCACAAATGGATTCTCTGTAAGGAACCACAACTCTAGGACCCCCATAGCCTCTGCTGTTGGGGGTCCCAAGGAAGAAACGGGGTTTGCTGATTTCACTTTGTTTACAGAGCAGGCGGAGCACCCCTGGTGCTGCGGCTTCTCTCCCATCGACCGCAAAGAGCAATGGGATGCCAGaggaaaggaaggaaggaagtcaTCCAACAGCTTGGGGGAACACAGGCATGGTTCAGGACAGGATGTTGTGATGGACTCTGAGCCCAGGTCTCATTGTGCATGCGAGACAAAGAAGGAGAATGTTTGCACTAAGGTCAAGCACTGTGAGAAAAGAGATGCAGCACACGTGCAAACATCTCAGGACCATGACGAGCCTCAGGAAGCGGCTTTGGATTTCCAATCGGAAGAGCCTATTTCTAGAGAGGAGTGTGGGGACATTCAGAGGGAAAGGGGGCATTGTTTAAATTCTTTACACACCACAGGGGTGACGGAGGATGGAGGGTCAGGTGGAGAAGGTCGAGGAAACGGCATTTCTACTGTCCCCCAAACATTCAGTGTGTATGAGTCTGCTTCAGAGGATCTGACCTCCTTCTGTGATGATTTTTCAATCGAGTGTCCTTCTTTAGATTTAGAACCAAACGTGTCATCTCTTGTTTCCCAAGATGATGACACTGACTGGGACCcgactgatgatgatgatgaggaaggAGAAGCACTGGGAAATGACAGACCGTCGGAAGACGACAAGGGTTTTCACTTTTGCGACCAATCTGTGACTCAGGAAACTTCTGCTACCTCTGAACTCTCACACACTGGAACACACGCTGAAGAAAACTTTGCAGACTTCAGAGAGTGCACCTTAGAGCAAGGACACGTCCAAAGTGATGATGAAGAGGGGCTGAGTCTAGGAAACCTCCCTCCAAGTGACAGCTTTGCAGATTTCTGCTCAGCGCCCACGCAGGAGGACGGAGAGGACTCGTGGGCGGAGTTCAAGGACCAGAGGGCTCAGGAGGACGGGAGAACTTGGACCCAGTTCAAAGAGCCAGTCAGCAGCCTGCAGGCGGATGGGGACACGGACGAGGAGCCGGAGAGGGGGGGGCGGTGCGGGGGGTCCGGGAGGAACAGCTGTCAG GCGTCTCTGTCCTGCCGTGTCCAGCAGCTCCTCGTGGCTCACTTTCCAGAGGTGGAGGTCCCAGCTGTGGAAAGTGAGGAGGAGGTGCTCAGCCTCGATGCCCTGCTTCAGGCCCAACACCTCCCTGAgagtgaggagggggaggaggagaaaCCTGCACTCTGTCCCAGGTCTCAGTG GATTTGGCGGGGGGTGTGGTTGCCACACCAGGACCTCCATGACGCAGTTGGCCTCAAGTTTCAGTGGGGGGGCTCCTACGCTAACAGGATTCTACTCAGGTGCCTCGGTGTGGAGACGAGGAACATT GTGTTCATTGGCATGAAGAAGCAGCCAGTGGCGGTGCCAGCTTTTGCATCCGGCCTG GGAATGCTGGAGCCCACCAAAGACTCGGTACCAGCTGTCAGTTCTCAACGACACACAGCCGTCATCACCACAGAGACAACACCTCCAAAACCCCCCGGCTCACCGGACCACTCAACATATTCAATGCAG GAGGCGCTCCCCCCCCGGAAGCTGTCCTGGAGCAGCTCTCAGGACGGTACGTCCCCCCGCAGAGCCCCTCACTTCTGGGGCTGGAAGTAG
- the aftphb gene encoding aftiphilin isoform X1: MEPDIIPLHSVSPPPLDGDGEVGSEEDDFGDFGAFSVGESPDSLSSFRQLSSTAIKPAALQSTVEQSQPTSTVHVGSGRGQECTAESSVHLTNGFSVRNHNSRTPIASAVGGPKEETGFADFTLFTEQAEHPWCCGFSPIDRKEQWDARGKEGRKSSNSLGEHRHGSGQDVVMDSEPRSHCACETKKENVCTKVKHCEKRDAAHVQTSQDHDEPQEAALDFQSEEPISREECGDIQRERGHCLNSLHTTGVTEDGGSGGEGRGNGISTVPQTFSVYESASEDLTSFCDDFSIECPSLDLEPNVSSLVSQDDDTDWDPTDDDDEEGEALGNDRPSEDDKGFHFCDQSVTQETSATSELSHTGTHAEENFADFRECTLEQGHVQSDDEEGLSLGNLPPSDSFADFCSAPTQEDGEDSWAEFKDQRAQEDGRTWTQFKEPVSSLQADGDTDEEPERGGRCGGSGRNSCQASLSCRVQQLLVAHFPEVEVPAVESEEEVLSLDALLQAQHLPESEEGEEEKPALCPRSQWIWRGVWLPHQDLHDAVGLKFQWGGSYANRILLRCLGVETRNIVFIGMKKQPVAVPAFASGLGMLEPTKDSVPAVSSQRHTAVITTETTPPKPPGSPDHSTYSMQRGEVPPFPVDLHGTLFRKKRRSPPGSCPGAALRTVRPPAEPLTSGAGSRPQFEPFLRGFFFF; the protein is encoded by the exons ATGGAGCCAGACATCATCCCCTTGCACTCCGTCTCCCCCCCTCCACTGGATGGTGACGGGGAGGTGGGATCAGAGGAGGACGACTTTGGGGACTTTGGGGCATTCTCCGTTGGGGAGTCACCTGATTCCCTATCCAGCTTCAGACAGCTTTCGTCTACCGCCATAAAGCCAGCCGCCCTTCAATCCACTGTTGAACAATCCCAGCCCACATCCACTGTGCACGTGGGGTCCGGTAGGGGTCAAGAATGTACCGCTGAATCATCTGTGCACCTCACAAATGGATTCTCTGTAAGGAACCACAACTCTAGGACCCCCATAGCCTCTGCTGTTGGGGGTCCCAAGGAAGAAACGGGGTTTGCTGATTTCACTTTGTTTACAGAGCAGGCGGAGCACCCCTGGTGCTGCGGCTTCTCTCCCATCGACCGCAAAGAGCAATGGGATGCCAGaggaaaggaaggaaggaagtcaTCCAACAGCTTGGGGGAACACAGGCATGGTTCAGGACAGGATGTTGTGATGGACTCTGAGCCCAGGTCTCATTGTGCATGCGAGACAAAGAAGGAGAATGTTTGCACTAAGGTCAAGCACTGTGAGAAAAGAGATGCAGCACACGTGCAAACATCTCAGGACCATGACGAGCCTCAGGAAGCGGCTTTGGATTTCCAATCGGAAGAGCCTATTTCTAGAGAGGAGTGTGGGGACATTCAGAGGGAAAGGGGGCATTGTTTAAATTCTTTACACACCACAGGGGTGACGGAGGATGGAGGGTCAGGTGGAGAAGGTCGAGGAAACGGCATTTCTACTGTCCCCCAAACATTCAGTGTGTATGAGTCTGCTTCAGAGGATCTGACCTCCTTCTGTGATGATTTTTCAATCGAGTGTCCTTCTTTAGATTTAGAACCAAACGTGTCATCTCTTGTTTCCCAAGATGATGACACTGACTGGGACCcgactgatgatgatgatgaggaaggAGAAGCACTGGGAAATGACAGACCGTCGGAAGACGACAAGGGTTTTCACTTTTGCGACCAATCTGTGACTCAGGAAACTTCTGCTACCTCTGAACTCTCACACACTGGAACACACGCTGAAGAAAACTTTGCAGACTTCAGAGAGTGCACCTTAGAGCAAGGACACGTCCAAAGTGATGATGAAGAGGGGCTGAGTCTAGGAAACCTCCCTCCAAGTGACAGCTTTGCAGATTTCTGCTCAGCGCCCACGCAGGAGGACGGAGAGGACTCGTGGGCGGAGTTCAAGGACCAGAGGGCTCAGGAGGACGGGAGAACTTGGACCCAGTTCAAAGAGCCAGTCAGCAGCCTGCAGGCGGATGGGGACACGGACGAGGAGCCGGAGAGGGGGGGGCGGTGCGGGGGGTCCGGGAGGAACAGCTGTCAG GCGTCTCTGTCCTGCCGTGTCCAGCAGCTCCTCGTGGCTCACTTTCCAGAGGTGGAGGTCCCAGCTGTGGAAAGTGAGGAGGAGGTGCTCAGCCTCGATGCCCTGCTTCAGGCCCAACACCTCCCTGAgagtgaggagggggaggaggagaaaCCTGCACTCTGTCCCAGGTCTCAGTG GATTTGGCGGGGGGTGTGGTTGCCACACCAGGACCTCCATGACGCAGTTGGCCTCAAGTTTCAGTGGGGGGGCTCCTACGCTAACAGGATTCTACTCAGGTGCCTCGGTGTGGAGACGAGGAACATT GTGTTCATTGGCATGAAGAAGCAGCCAGTGGCGGTGCCAGCTTTTGCATCCGGCCTG GGAATGCTGGAGCCCACCAAAGACTCGGTACCAGCTGTCAGTTCTCAACGACACACAGCCGTCATCACCACAGAGACAACACCTCCAAAACCCCCCGGCTCACCGGACCACTCAACATATTCAATGCAG agaggcgaagtccctccctttccggtggacctccatgggaccttatttcggaaaaa GAGGCGCTCCCCCCCCGGAAGCTGTCCTGGAGCAGCTCTCAGGACGGTACGTCCCCCCGCAGAGCCCCTCACTTCTGGGGCTGGAAGTAGACCACAGTTTGAGCCGTTCCTGCgtggcttcttcttcttctaa
- the LOC117459858 gene encoding galectin-related protein-like, whose product MAVQAAAKDGINVEDDHLNHSRGNPGLISPDKEISCLLTVPFSGRIRGGMRPGKKIIVMGIVELEPESFDVSLTCGRDSEKDGTLHDVALKLTARFNDRQFMRSARVAGKWTAEEASTDYFPFIPDQPFRIEIHCEHQRFRIFVDGHQLFDFYHKVKSFTSIDTVQIHGDLQITKLG is encoded by the exons ATGGCGGTACAGGCAGCGGCTAAAGACGGAATA AATGTGGAGGACGACCACCTGAACCACTCGCGGGGGAACCCCGGCCTCATCTCACCTGACAAGGAAATCTCCTGCCTGCTG ACGGTGCCGTTCAGTGGACGCATCCGGGGAGGCATGCGGCCAGGGAAGAAGATTATAGTGATGGGCATAGTCGAACTGGAGCCAGAGAG CTTTGACGTGAGCTTGACCTGTGGTCGTGACTCGGAGAAGGACGGCACTCTGCACGACGTGGCCCTCAAACTCACCGCCCGCTTCAATGACCGCCAGTTCATGCGCAGCGCCCGCGTCGCTGGGAAGTGGACCGCGGAGGAGGCGTCCACCGACTACTTTCCCTTCATCCCCGATCAGCCTTTTAGG ATTGAGATCCACTGCGAGCACCAGAGGTTCCGGATATTCGTGGACGGACACCAGCTCTTTGACTTTTATCACAAAGTGAAATCGTTCACCTCCATCGACACGGTACAGATACACGGAGATCTACAGATCACCAAGCTCGGTTAA
- the LOC117460008 gene encoding oocyte zinc finger protein XlCOF20-like isoform X2 codes for MMSATLLLRLRVSERLEAAVEEIFGLVEKTVSECQEEAVRSKREILQLRKQIEQLTVLKPTVVLYCADAQPVPALPVLEEMEIQEQLEQKEAYECFSPEPEADSSNNGESEPVPSELLKCSTAETLSVNQSMKEEGNKRDGSPLPSQSHSAEVFKELHPPPRDQTYCRLCGERFTRDVHLRKHVEESHKGNKAFKCLECNKEFDQRHHLIMHIRIHTGEKPFACDHCDKSFVQNSTRVVHMRLHTGEKPYYCNNCEKSYHTSNHFKLCEMRKKRKMAKEKRNVGKVNKNKEFKCLECNKEFNLKHQLVMHTKVHSDEKPFSCNVCDRTFRYKFNCLSHMRRHTEKKTFICDKCGKNFVCSKHLALCTGTEKKSTDRSIRCSTCGRTFYTDADLKVHVQVHESWKLHITEKQQGQNLEEKS; via the exons ATGATGTCGGCGACGCTGCTGCTCAGGCTGCGGGTCAGCGAGCGACTGGAGGCGGCTGTGGAGGAGATCTTCGGACTGGTGGAGAAGACGGTTTCGGAGTGTCAGGAGGAAGCTGTTCGCAGCAAGAGAGAAATCCTCCAGCTGAGAAAGCAGATCGAGCAGCTGACCGTCCTGAAACCGACGGTTGTATTATACTGTGCAG ATGCCCAGCCGGTCCCTGCGCTTCCTGTTCTGGAGGAAATGGAGATCCAAGAGCAGTTAGAACAGAAGGAAGCGTATGAGTGTTTCAGCCCAGAGCCGGAGGCTGATTCTTCAAACAATGGTGAATCAGAACCTGTCCCTAGTGAGCTGCTCAAATGCTCCACGGCTGAAACTTTGAGTGTAAACCAAAGCATGAAAGAAGAGGGGAACAAAAGAGATGGATCACCGTTGCCTTCACAGAGTCATAGCGCTGAGGTCTTTAAGGAACTGCATCCGCCTCCGAGAGACCAAACGTATTGCCGTCTTTGTGGTGAACGTTTCACGAGGGATGTTCATCTTAGAAAGCATGTAGAAGAGAGCCACAAAGGGAACAAGGCCTTTAAATGCCTGGAGTGCAACAAGGAGTTTGATCAAAGGCACCACCTTATTATGCATATAAGAATTCACACAGGGGAAAAACCATTTGCTTGTGATCACTGTGACAAATCCTTTGTTCAAAACTCTACTCGTGTTGTTCACATGAGGTTGCATACTGGGGAAAAACCGTATTACTGTAACAACTGTGAGAAAAGTTATCACAcaagtaatcatttcaaacttTGCGAAATGAGGAAAAAAcgcaaaatggcaaaagaaaagAGGAATGTAGGTAAGGTTAACAAAAATAAGGAGTTTAAATGCCTTGAATGCAACAAGGAGTTCAATCTGAAGCACCAGCTGGTTATGCATACAAAAGTTCACTCTGATGAAAAACCCTTCAGCTGTAACGTGTGTGACAGAACTTTCAGATACAAGTTCAATTGCCTTTCTCACATGAGACGGCATactgaaaaaaaaacatttatttgtgacaAATGCGGCAAGAACTTTGTGTGTAGCAAACATCTTGCATTGTGCACAGGGACAGAAAAGAAAAGCACAGATAGGTCCATTCGGTGTTCAACATGTGGCAGAACTTTTTACACAGATGCAGACCTGAAGGTGCATGTGCAGGTTCACGAGTCATGGAAACTACACATCACTGAGAAACAGCAAGGACAGAACTTAGAAGAAAAATCTTAA
- the aftphb gene encoding aftiphilin isoform X3, whose translation MEPDIIPLHSVSPPPLDGDGEVGSEEDDFGDFGAFSVGESPDSLSSFRQLSSTAIKPAALQSTVEQSQPTSTVHVGSEQAEHPWCCGFSPIDRKEQWDARGKEGRKSSNSLGEHRHGSGQDVVMDSEPRSHCACETKKENVCTKVKHCEKRDAAHVQTSQDHDEPQEAALDFQSEEPISREECGDIQRERGHCLNSLHTTGVTEDGGSGGEGRGNGISTVPQTFSVYESASEDLTSFCDDFSIECPSLDLEPNVSSLVSQDDDTDWDPTDDDDEEGEALGNDRPSEDDKGFHFCDQSVTQETSATSELSHTGTHAEENFADFRECTLEQGHVQSDDEEGLSLGNLPPSDSFADFCSAPTQEDGEDSWAEFKDQRAQEDGRTWTQFKEPVSSLQADGDTDEEPERGGRCGGSGRNSCQASLSCRVQQLLVAHFPEVEVPAVESEEEVLSLDALLQAQHLPESEEGEEEKPALCPRSQWIWRGVWLPHQDLHDAVGLKFQWGGSYANRILLRCLGVETRNIVFIGMKKQPVAVPAFASGLGMLEPTKDSVPAVSSQRHTAVITTETTPPKPPGSPDHSTYSMQRGEVPPFPVDLHGTLFRKKRRSPPGSCPGAALRTVRPPAEPLTSGAGSRPQFEPFLRGFFFF comes from the exons ATGGAGCCAGACATCATCCCCTTGCACTCCGTCTCCCCCCCTCCACTGGATGGTGACGGGGAGGTGGGATCAGAGGAGGACGACTTTGGGGACTTTGGGGCATTCTCCGTTGGGGAGTCACCTGATTCCCTATCCAGCTTCAGACAGCTTTCGTCTACCGCCATAAAGCCAGCCGCCCTTCAATCCACTGTTGAACAATCCCAGCCCACATCCACTGTGCACGTGGGGTCCG AGCAGGCGGAGCACCCCTGGTGCTGCGGCTTCTCTCCCATCGACCGCAAAGAGCAATGGGATGCCAGaggaaaggaaggaaggaagtcaTCCAACAGCTTGGGGGAACACAGGCATGGTTCAGGACAGGATGTTGTGATGGACTCTGAGCCCAGGTCTCATTGTGCATGCGAGACAAAGAAGGAGAATGTTTGCACTAAGGTCAAGCACTGTGAGAAAAGAGATGCAGCACACGTGCAAACATCTCAGGACCATGACGAGCCTCAGGAAGCGGCTTTGGATTTCCAATCGGAAGAGCCTATTTCTAGAGAGGAGTGTGGGGACATTCAGAGGGAAAGGGGGCATTGTTTAAATTCTTTACACACCACAGGGGTGACGGAGGATGGAGGGTCAGGTGGAGAAGGTCGAGGAAACGGCATTTCTACTGTCCCCCAAACATTCAGTGTGTATGAGTCTGCTTCAGAGGATCTGACCTCCTTCTGTGATGATTTTTCAATCGAGTGTCCTTCTTTAGATTTAGAACCAAACGTGTCATCTCTTGTTTCCCAAGATGATGACACTGACTGGGACCcgactgatgatgatgatgaggaaggAGAAGCACTGGGAAATGACAGACCGTCGGAAGACGACAAGGGTTTTCACTTTTGCGACCAATCTGTGACTCAGGAAACTTCTGCTACCTCTGAACTCTCACACACTGGAACACACGCTGAAGAAAACTTTGCAGACTTCAGAGAGTGCACCTTAGAGCAAGGACACGTCCAAAGTGATGATGAAGAGGGGCTGAGTCTAGGAAACCTCCCTCCAAGTGACAGCTTTGCAGATTTCTGCTCAGCGCCCACGCAGGAGGACGGAGAGGACTCGTGGGCGGAGTTCAAGGACCAGAGGGCTCAGGAGGACGGGAGAACTTGGACCCAGTTCAAAGAGCCAGTCAGCAGCCTGCAGGCGGATGGGGACACGGACGAGGAGCCGGAGAGGGGGGGGCGGTGCGGGGGGTCCGGGAGGAACAGCTGTCAG GCGTCTCTGTCCTGCCGTGTCCAGCAGCTCCTCGTGGCTCACTTTCCAGAGGTGGAGGTCCCAGCTGTGGAAAGTGAGGAGGAGGTGCTCAGCCTCGATGCCCTGCTTCAGGCCCAACACCTCCCTGAgagtgaggagggggaggaggagaaaCCTGCACTCTGTCCCAGGTCTCAGTG GATTTGGCGGGGGGTGTGGTTGCCACACCAGGACCTCCATGACGCAGTTGGCCTCAAGTTTCAGTGGGGGGGCTCCTACGCTAACAGGATTCTACTCAGGTGCCTCGGTGTGGAGACGAGGAACATT GTGTTCATTGGCATGAAGAAGCAGCCAGTGGCGGTGCCAGCTTTTGCATCCGGCCTG GGAATGCTGGAGCCCACCAAAGACTCGGTACCAGCTGTCAGTTCTCAACGACACACAGCCGTCATCACCACAGAGACAACACCTCCAAAACCCCCCGGCTCACCGGACCACTCAACATATTCAATGCAG agaggcgaagtccctccctttccggtggacctccatgggaccttatttcggaaaaa GAGGCGCTCCCCCCCCGGAAGCTGTCCTGGAGCAGCTCTCAGGACGGTACGTCCCCCCGCAGAGCCCCTCACTTCTGGGGCTGGAAGTAGACCACAGTTTGAGCCGTTCCTGCgtggcttcttcttcttctaa